A genome region from Mercenaria mercenaria strain notata chromosome 11, MADL_Memer_1, whole genome shotgun sequence includes the following:
- the LOC128546721 gene encoding uncharacterized protein K02A2.6-like — MKQKFSEVFVKNDKPILGFKATIHLKENSKPWFHKARPVPYALKDKVTEELKILEKDGVIERVDNSSWASPLVVVPKADKKSLRLCGDYKVSVNREISEDQYPLPNVDDMFATLAGGKKFTKLDLTQAYAQLELDENSKDLLTINTHLGLYKYNRLAYGVSSAPAIFQSVMDTVLAGLSGVVCRIDDILITAPSDDVHLQRLEEVLRRLHTHNIKLNANKCVFMAKNVVFMGHLVDEEGIHPTDDKVEAVMKAPVPTDVGTLKSYLGLLNYYGSFIPNLSTMLHPLHQLLRKGAKWEWSAECQEAFDRSKDELSGTGVLIHYDEQKPVILACDASAYGVGAVISHVMEDGTEKPIAYASRTLAPAERNYSQGIPTLAASRLQRWAILLSGYQYDIKYRKSSAHGNCDGLSRLPVTSSEVESTDDLVSFIEELPVEARVIADATRKCPILSKVIDFVLSGWPKHNDDPKIRPYFSKRFELGVDRGVLLWGLRVIIPETLRNTILSELHDQHLGVNRMKSLARGYVWWPNLDSELEHLAATCGTCQSLKALPAEAPLHPWLHGLPEQLVSDNGPQFTSVTFKDFVKTTGIRHTLTPPYHPSSNGQAERAVQVVKNALKARIKDNAKSVKSVSLTHLLADFLLKYRITPHTTTGIAPCELFMNRQLRTRLSLVKPSKDSKVKDSQMKMKAVHDKSTKMRTFEKGDQVAVKSTIQGGKWEWRPGVIHKVLGAVSYLVKCNNRIRYCHIDHLVTRHAELPFSETCSVP; from the exons ATGAAACAAAAATTCTCAGAAGTATTTGTGAAAAATGACAAACCGATTTTAGGTTTCAAAGCAACTattcatttgaaagaaaatagcaAACCATGGTTTCATAAAGCCAGACCGGTACCCTATGCATTAAAAGACAAGGTGACTGAGGAAttgaaaattcttgaaaaagatgGTGTAATTGAACGTGTCGATAATAGTTCTTGGGCAAGTCCGCTGGTTGTCGTGCCAAAGGCGGACAAGAAAAGTTTACGACTATGTGGGGACTATAAAGTGTCGGTAAATCGTGAAATTAGCGAAGATCAGTATCCGCTACCGAACGTTGACGATATGTTCGCGACCCTTGCTGGGGGTAAAAAGTTTACTAAGCTGGATCTTACGCAGGCCTATGCACAGCTAGAACTTGATGAGAACTCCAAGGATCTACTTACAATCAATACACACTTGGGATTGTATAAGTATAATCGGTTAGCCTATGGAGTGAGTTCAGCACCTGCGATATTTCAGTCAGTGATGGACACTGTACTGGCTGGTCTTTCTGGAGTGGTGTGCCGTATAGACGATATACTTATTACAGCTCCATCCGATGACGTGCATCTACAGCGACTCGAGGAGGTGTTGCGACGCCTTCATACACACAACATCAAGTTGAATGCCAACAAATGCGTGTTTATGGCAAAGAATGTAGTGTTCATGGGACATCTTGTAGATGAAGAAGGTATTCATCCTACTGACGACAAGGTAGAGGCTGTCATGAAAGCGCCAGTGCCTACCGATGTTGGAACCCTGAAATCTTACCTGGGACTCCTGAATTACTACGGTTCATTTATTCCGAATTTGTCAACAATGCTTCATCCGTTACATCAACTGTTACGTAAAGGAGCAAAGTGGGAGTGGTCGGCTGAGTGCCAAGAAGCTTTTGACCGCTCTAAGGACGAACTCTCAGGTACAGGGGTACTCATTCACTATGATGAACAGAAACCTGTGATTTTAGCTTGCGATGCTTCGGCATACGGAGTGGGGGCAGTTATCTCCCATGTTATGGAAGATGGAACAGAGAAACCGATTGCTTATGCTTCTCGGACACTTGCTCCAGCCGAAAGGAACTATTCTCAG GGGATACCTACCTTAGCCGCGTCACGTTTGCAGCGATGGGCTATACTCCTATCGGGTTACCAATATGACATAAAATATCGGAAATCGTCTGCGCATGGCAATTGTGATGGGTTGTCACGGTTACCTGTAACCAGTAGCGAGGTTGAAAGTACAGATGACTTAGTATCTTTCATTGAGGAACTTCCGGTTGAGGCAAGAGTGATTGCTGACGCAACTCGAAAATGTCCAATTCTGAGTAAGGTCATTGACTTTGTATTAAGTGGGTGGCCAAAACATAACGACGATCCCAAAATACGACCATATTTTAGCAAACGGTTTGAACTTGGTGTTGACCGTGGTGTGTTACTATGGGGTCTACGTGTTATAATTCCAGAGACTCTGCGGAATACTATTCTTTCAGAACTTCATGATCAACATCTTGGAGTAAACAGAATGAAATCGCTGGCTCGCGGTTATGTCTGGTGGCCTAACTTGGACTCTGAACTTGAACACCTTGCTGCCACCTGTGGAACCTGTCAGTCGTTGAAAGCACTTCCTGCAGAAGCACCGCTGCATCCATGG ttacacggGTTACCTGAACAACTGGTTTCTGATAATGGCCCACAGTTTACATCAGTTACATTCAAGGACTTTGTAAAAACGACAGGCATTCGACACACTCTTACTCCGCCCTATCATCCATCGTCAAATGGGCAGGCAGAAAGGGCCGTGCAAGTAGTTAAAAACGCGTTGAAAGCCAGAATTAAAGATAATGCGAAAAGTGTAAAGTCAGTGAGCTTAACACATCTCCTTGCTGATTTCCTGCTGAAATATAGAATTACACCACATACTACCACCGGTATCGCTCCatgtgaactgttcatgaatcgTCAGTTACGCACGAGATTGAGTTTAGTGAAACCATCTAAGGACAGCAAAGTGAAGGAcagtcaaatgaaaatgaaagctgTTCATGACAAGTCAACTAAAATGCGAACATTTGAAAAGGGCGATCAAGTGGCAGTTAAAAGCACAATTCAAGGGGGAAAATGGGAGTGGCGGCCAGGCGTTATTCATAAGGTACTTGGAGCAGTTTCGTATCTGGTGAAATGTAACAACCGAATTCGATACTGTCATATTGATCATTTGGTTACCCGGCATGCAGAGTTGCCATTCAGTGAGACTTGTTCTGTGCCATGA